The segment cccacacccccgTGGGGTGCCCCGGCCTTACCCCCTTCCCTAGCGCAGCAGCGCTGTGCCAGCCCCCCAGGGGGTGCCCCGGCCTTACCCCTCAAGGGATCCCTAGGGCAGGAGCGCAGTGCCAGCCCCACGGGGTGCCAGCCCCCCAGGGGCAAGAGGGCcgcccccagccaccccctccccttcagtGGGATCCCGGGCCCCCGAGGCGCATCCCGCACAGCCGGCTCCGCCGCGGCACCTGTGGGGCTGGGAACCCGGTGGGGGCTCCAGGGCGGTTCCGGCGGGTCCCGCTCAGCCGCTTCCCGGCTCCCATCGCTCCCGTCCGGGCCCTGGTTCCCGGGCAGGGCCGCAGCGCCGGCcccgcaggagcagcagcagcagcaccgccCCGGGGCCCGACATCGGCTTcacgccccgccccctgctcggaTACCGCCCCGACACCAGGCCCGTGatacctccccctgccccccaagagcAGCCCCCCAACAGCTCCCCTCGGCCCCCGACAGCAGCCCCCCGatacctccccctgccccccccgacaCCAGCCCCCCGatacctccccctgcacccccgacAGCAGCCCCCCAACACCTCCCCTCGGCCCCTGACACCAGCCCCCCGatacctccccctgccccccccgacaCCAGCCCCCCGatacctccccctgcacccccgacACCAGCGCCCTAACACCTCCCCTCAGCCCCCGACACCAGCCCCCCGatacctccccccgcccccccgacaGCAGCCCCCCAACACCTCCCCTCGGCCCCGACACCAGCCCCCCGatacctccccccgcccccccgacaGCAGCCCCCCAACACCTCCCCTCGGCCCCCGACACCAGCCCCCCGatacctccccctgcccccccgacaCCAGCCCCCCCGatacctccccctgcacccccgacACCAGCGCCCCAACACCTCCCCTCAGCCCCCGACACCAGCCCCCCGatacctccccccgccccccccgacaGCAGCCCCCCAACACCTCCCCTCGGCCCCGACACCAGCCCCCCGatacctccccccgcccccccgacaGCAGCCCCCCAACACCTCCCCTCGGCCCCCGACACCAGCCCCCCGatacctccccctgcacccccgacAGCAGCCCCTCAACACCTCCCCTCGGCCCCCGACACCAGCCCCCCGatacctccccccgccccccccgacaCCAGCCCCCCGatacctccccccgcccccccgacaGCAGCGCCCCAACACCTCCCCTCAGCCCCCGATACCAGCCCCCCGatacctccccccgcccccccgacaGCAGCCCCCCAACACCTCCCCTCGGCCCCAACACTCCCCTACCGCCCCCCGACACCTCCCCTTGCCCCCCTGACAGCAGCCCTGCAACACCTCCCCCACGACACCAGCCCCCCGACACCTTCCCCCGGGCCCCCTGATACCTCCCCCGGCCCCAACACTCCCCTACCAGCCCCCGATACCAGCCCCCCAacacctccctcccagcccccgacACCTCCCCCTGACCCCCGAAACTAGCCCCTCGATACCTCCTCAGCCCCAACACTCCCCTACTGCCCCCAATACCTCCCCCGGCCCCCGACACCAGCCCCCCGATACCTCCCCCGGCCCCAACACTCCCCTACTGCCAACTGATACCTCTCCCCCCCGGCCCCGacaccagccccccagccctgataCCAGCCCCCTGAAACCGCCCCCGACACCAGCCCCCCAATGCCTCCccctggccctgacaccagccccCCGATACCTCCCCCCCAGTCCCAGCACTCCCCTACCACCCCTCGATACCTCCCCctggcccccaacaccagccccccTGATACCACCCCCCCATACCAACCCTCTCATCTGATACCATCCCACAGTACCAACCCCTCAATACCCTTCTCTGATACCTCTCCCCCAATACCAATGCCCTTCATGTGATGCCATCCCCCCAATATCAACCCCCCAATACCCTCCCCTCCTCCAATACCTCTCGCCTGTCATCACCCCTGATATCACCCCCTCAATACCAACCCCCTCATTTGATACCATCCCCCTGATACCAAGCCCCAATACCAacctactcctctgatacctCCCCCTGACACCAACCTCCTGATACCAGCCCCTGAATACTATCCCTTCGATACCAACTGCAGACACTGATCCCCGACCATCAACCCCCTCCTCCTATCCATTACCAACCCCGATACCATCTCCCTGATACAACCCCCCACTATAGTCCACCTGATAccaacctcctcctcctataCCTCCCTCAACACCAACCGCCTGATACCACACCCCATTACCAACCCCCCTTCTCCAATACCTCTTCCCCAATACCAACCCTCTCCACACCAATGTAGATTCCACCCCCCCAATACCAACCCTCCACTAGCATCTATACCAACCCCTGCAATGGGATTGATATGCCCCCCCCGCTATTGTCCCCTTCTGATCCCAACTCCCCCACTCGCTTTGATACCCCCTCCTCCGATACCAATCCTTCCCGATATTGTCTGTTTCACTTTCAGTTTAAATACGATCAAAGGAACTGCCACTCCAGATCAGAGCAGCAGCCCATCTAATCTGGTATTCAGTACCACAGTGCTCAGGAGTGTCAGACGAGGATGCAATATACGCCATAATGGACAGTTATGCCAAGAGGGGATGTTTCTTCCTAATCTCCATCAGTGAGTGGTTTATGCCGATGCATGCGGCCTTAGAAATTTTGCCTCCTGTGTAGCAAAACTAGGCTTTGAAGGATTTgagttttatcagtaaatgtcaataaatgtcaatttcaccccctcacacacacaatgAAAACATATTTCCATCAATGATGATCAAAAATTTTCTGACAGGCAAAGTaacaaaaatgctgcttgagaacttgttACAATTTGATTGAAGGATCTatactttgtatatttttgtcAAGTGATGGTAACAATTTGGGTTTTAAAGCTTTAACtgtttgaatctcaacatctactgtcactAAGTAATCATTGTCCCACAACTTTgacaatttaaatcaataaaattaaaaaaaaatgcttaaaaataaacattgatattatccagcgaatttataaagaaataaaaattgaattctgccaagcctaaatgTAACTCTGGATGTTCTTGTTATCTGTATCAACATTAACTTCTGCAGAGCGGCACTGATGGACACTAGCTGAAGCTCTTGGCCTGTGCCTGTTTTCATCGCAAAAATAGTCTTTCAGCCATGcagcgtgtgcgtgtgcgtgtgcgtagGAGTTTATACATACAACTATGGTTCTTGGGCTAAATCCTGAAGCCTTTTTACTCACTTGCTATGACTCTCATTGAGGGTTTTACCCGAGTAAGGCTGGAGGGATTGGGCCCACTCCCAATAAGTTGGTTAACGATACTATCTGACTCGATTTAGCTTACAGAAGCCATTAGCTGGGCTGACACGCTCACACAATGGAAGCTCCAGATCCTGCTGCTCCAGTAAATCCCTTTTCCTGGTTTGCACAAAAGAGAATAAAACAAATGAGTTGGGAGCTTGAGATCTTTGTTGGATAGTTTTCTCCTGCACTATTTGCATAGCCATGTACAGAGGTCATTTCAGAGTGGGTCACACCCAGTATCAACATGCAGCAGCCCTGCCAACGCAGCATGTAGCTGAGACTATTCTCTGCAAAGGCTGaacagctttgggggcgtggggACATCTTCTTGGTCAATGCTTGGACAGCCTTTTCAGCCTTCACCTGTGTGACTGTgtggcccaggtcactgggggCTGGTGAGAAAGTATTTGTGAAGGTTGGGAGCATTCAGCCTCACTGAGCCcagaggcacagccagagggGACTAAAAGTCAGGAGTTATTGTTCCCTTGTGGGATGCTTCTCTGTCAAAATGGGTTAAAAATGCTCTGGGCCCATTGGAAAGCCCCATTAGGTCCCCTAGTCTGGTCCCACAGGACCAGAAGTATTGTACCCTGGTGCATTTTCTAATAAAACTTGTTTTTCTCTAGGGCTCTCCATGCAAGGACATCACAATGCTGCAAAAACATTCATAGTCCAAATTCGCCACTGGCCCAATGACATTAGCCTCACTCTGTGCCTGCGAAGTAGGTGGGTTATTATTGTCCTCatattgcagatggggaaactgaggcccagagaggcaaaACAATTTGCCCAAGGTGTACAGGAAAGTTTGCAGTAGGTCTGTCACAGTTCAGTCCTGGGccataaccacaagaccatcttccCTGTTGCTAGCTTGTCTGAGATGTCCCACAAGATGGTCCACTGACTCCAGCTGGATTTTGGGACATGTAAGGAGATAAGATTGAGCCCTAACCAGCTAATTTCATTCatttaaatcatttttgaaagGCAGTGACTCTCTGGAGGGGGTTCCTTAGTAGATTTTTAAGTCCATAAGGTTGCTTGAAAGCCAGGTCAGGTTCCTTTTTCTTTCTAGACAGAATTAGAAGCATCGTGGTGGAAGATTTGACTTACCCTCTGAAGGCTCCTAGGTGTTacccataatacaaataaagtgATTCAAGTTCAATTGATGTAacttctgtgtgtagacaagcccttctgTCACGCCTTTAATCCCAGAAGCTGAAAGTGTTTTGCTGACATTCATGAATGAAGCCTCACCCCACCCATGGTAAGGCAGATGGATATGTTTATCCCGATGCTgtagatggtgaaactgaggcacagtaagATGTGATTTAGCCCAAGGTCAGTGCCAgggataaaacccaggagtcctgactctcagcgcCGTGCTAGactgtgctgccccttccccaccttgtctctttcatgCACTTGCTCttttgactgtttttttttttttttttttggcattgtGGCAGGTGTCAATGTTCAAATATGGAATTTCCTTGCTGGACAAGACCGGAAGCTGCACTCTCTTGGGTGACTGCAGGAAGGAATCCCTGctttaaaattatttgtttttattaagagatccccctgcccctgccacttATTCTTTTCCTTTTAACTGACCTCCCCAACAAGACTCTGGTTGGGCTCTGAGGCCAAAggcttgtggttttttttttaaaacaaccatGTTTTCCCCTGCAGATTGGGCACGCCCAGTGTTTTCTTCCCTCAATCGGCATCGCCAACACCAGGCTCGGCAGCTGCTGGATGGGCTTTCTCATTCCTGCCGTGAGGCAACAGGGAGTCAGAATGTCCACACACAAACAGCAGCTCGCCCCGGTTAATGCATGCCCATCACAACAGCTGCACTGACTCAACGGGGGGTTGACAAGAAGCCGAGCTGGAGAgtccccactcaaggagcattctcAGGGTCCCAGACTTTCCTGGCCAAGGGCTGTGGTAACTCTAGACAGCCTCCTGACTTCCCTACACCCAGACAAGCTAACACAGGGAGAGTGCGGCTTTGCTGTGACGCCCAGCTCTTAATCACCCACAGCCCAGCTTTGGAGATAGTCAGGGAGCGTAGCCTTCGATCAAAACCAATCCAGCACTAAGGCAGTGGCTTCGGAGAGCAGGGAGGGTAGGTTTTCAGGACCTAGCCCTTGATCACAGGCAGTCCAGCATGGGGATAGTGGTATCAGGGTGCTCAGGGCATAGGACTGATGGGGCTAGGATGAGGATAAAGGTTCTGCCTATCCTACATGCTACTTCATTGCACAAACTGGAACTGGCTGCTGAGCCTGTCATTAGCTTCCCAGCATGCTTCTGGTTCAGCAGGTGCCTTTTGAACCCCAGATTGGTGCCCATGGAGATGGGGTTCTGCTCCAGCGGCCCTTAGTAGGGTTCATATGGGATTGAAATGGCACCTGCAGTCAGGGGAGATCAGGCCGTCCCTTTCCGTCCATCCACACCTCCTGTTGCATCCTCGTCCCAAGAGAGGATCCGGGGACCATGAGTGGATTTTGATGGGGCTATttcaccacccaaatgcaaaccgGCGCACCCAGAGACACCCCACGTTGGAGCAATGCAAACTGGTTCACAGATTCCCCATTTACTAGGTTCCTTGGACAATTGCGGCACCTACTGACCCCATCCCCACAGCACGCTGCAGGACAGCTGCTGCCCGAGTGATTACGGCCCCTCCGACTCTTCAGTTCTGATGCCAAAAGCCTGCCTTCAGGATGCTGGAAATGTTCCTTCCGCAGCACCCCTGTAACACAGCGGCACTGCTGCCTTAAGCCTGCCTCCTGGTGGTGCAAGCGATCAGCAGCAGGCAGTTTGCAGCAGTCTGTGGGCTTGTAACCCTCCCAGTGTGTGAGTGGGGCTGTCTGGGAAGCTGCCATCAGTTTCAGTCCCGGTGCAGGGCCCCACTCATACAGTGTGTGATTCCACCCACTGGCAGAGGCGCCTGGCGTAATCCGAGGGGCTGACAGTGGAGAACGTCTGATGCCGGTACCGGATGCATTTCCACAGATGCTCGAGCCTCTTGCGGAAGCTGTACACGGTGAACAGGTCAATGATGCCCATGAAGTAGCGGAACTCCGGGCCATCAAGCAAGTGCAGAGGGCTCTTGCATCGGGGCAGCAAGCGTCGATTCTGGGCCAGGATGTGGGCCGGATCACTGTCAGACTTGGCGCTGCTTTGGAGGCTCACGTTCTCCACCCCCAAGTTCAGCTCACGCAGTCGGTAGAGGTCGACTCCCCCTACCATCTCAGACACCAGAATGTCAGACTCTTCCTCCACAATCCCTGACACCGAGGTGAGCAGGGAGCTCTCGGGATTGCTCAAGGACCTGTAGCAGGGAAAGGCCAAGACAGTGAGATCTCAGGGATACCCCAGATCAAAGCGATAGGAACCAGCAGCTGGTTGGCAGCTTCCCCACTGACTTGGTTCCTTGGAGGCTTGCGGGCTCCTGAGGTTCAGTCACCTACAGTCCCTGGTTTGTGGTACTGATTCTCAGTTACATTAAAGCCCTTTATGCCACTTGGCAGGGGAAAGGGTCCCGGAGAAGCTCCCCCAGTggagggggcagcacacagcTAGGGTAAGGGCTCTGTGCtaggctgctcccagccccaggtgCAGGAGACAGTCTGGAGCAGGCCAGGGACAGGGCATGGAAGGGAAGGGTGTGGCCAGAGACTACAGCTAGTCTCCGCTTCCTCGAGCTCCTAAGCATCTGAGGGAAAGAGAGCGTAATGTagagcagctctgaggctgctgGGACTGACTTAACATCCCCTTTGCCTCATCCTCCAGTTTGCCCACAGAGGAGGAATGCTGTgactgagaaccagggcctgcgatgcCGTGTCCATCTACGTTCCTGTAGGGTTCTCTGCTCTCCCAGACATGCTGGGCTTCAGGCACTCTGCAGGCTCACCCCAAGCAGTGTAGTCACTGGGGGCAGAGCCTGTCCTGTCTGCTGCTTGCCCCCATCAGccagagctgcaggagaagcagagggCTGGCTGTACGCTCCCCGCTGTGCTGAGTGCTCTCTGCAGGAGGCTGATCACTCACATGGTGGTCCTGAAGATGATGTCCGTGAAGGACAGGTTCTGGCCCTTTTCGTCTGCATGCAGGGGCTGAAATGCCACCAGCAGGCTGTAATCCAGCACGTTCAGCTCCTTCAGGAACTGCGTGTCCAGCTGCACCTGGCGTAGGAGCCAGGAGCGCTGCTGACCTGCAGAAGAGAGCAGAGAGGCTGACAGACACGGAGTGAGAGCCCAGGCCAGGAAGAGGAAGATCTGAGCAGGGATGGGAGATAAGCCAGGACAgttagcagggagtgggaggcacAGTGTTCTGCAGGGCACCAAGGAGATGTGGCCTTGGGCAGGGGCGACAGTTCTAATGCAGCAGGATCAGGAGTAGAAGAAGCTGCCGCTGGAGGAGAAACGGCTGCTTGTGGAGGAGAGATGAGTGCAGCTGGAGGCCAGGCAGCAGATGTGAGTCAGTGGAAGGAGACacacagaagggagagagaaatcaaGTGACAGCAAAGATCACAGAGAGATCACAAGGGAATGAGTGAAGGCGGAGGGGAGGGCAGTGCAGACGGAGAGGGAGAGGATGTCTGCTAGTTCGGGGAGTCCTGAATGGGAGGGTTACTGGGGTCCCCAGCTTGTAACTGGCTTGGGACCCAGACTCCATACTGCTGCTGAGCTGACTCTTCTGGTGCACATAGCCACCTGCATGCTGGCcatggagcagcagggctggataCAGGCTGTTCACACGCTTTGCAGGAGCCCAGAGGCCCAAGCGTCTAAGTGATGAGCTAAAGCAGCAGCTCAGAGCGAGCAGAGGCACACATAGCCAAGGCAGCCTAGTGGTTGGACAGGCTCCACCTCACTGTGCTCCAGGACTGTCTATTTCATGTGGTTCCATCAGCATGAAACTTAGCTGGCCAGCTGAAGAAAGAGATGGTTGGTGCAGATATAGTCAGGGGGGAACAGTCATGTGATCACCCAGAGCCAATAGGCTGAGCCTGGGAGGagacaaatacataaaaggtcCTTCATGCTGACTTCAGGGAAGTCACTGccccatctctgtgcctcagtttcgccACCCCCTCATGATTCTGACCCTCCTTTGTAGATTGCTTGGAGATCTAGGGATGGAAAAGTGCCTGACACGAGCCAAGGATCATTATTATTATCAGCATGGTGACGAATGGGCTAAGCAGGACACCACTATTTCCATCCAACCTCTCTGCACTGATTTGTGACCCTGCAGGATGGACACACGGGCACTTCCTGGCCAATAGGAAAAGGGGGCAGAAACTCCGTGGGAGACCCTGACCcttgctggaggcagggggtgggaggcagccgCATGGCAAACCGGTAGCAGCAGGGAGGCTGAATGCAGGGGAAGGTGTCAGGGAACCGTGGGCAGAACCAACTGGGGCAGGAACTGGGGAACCGCATGTGCAACAAGGGTCAGGTCTGGGCAGAAGCCGTGGAGAAGCAACGGAGCTTGGGAACGTGGGCAGAGGGGTTCCAAGGAGACACACCACTGGCTGATCCTGGCCTGAAAACCTGGCTCCAGGGAAACTGGGCTGGAGAGGCACCGGGCAGAGGAGCCCTGACCCTCTAGTgaactaccccccacccccacatacaAACTGCTATTGTTTTACCTTAAGTTGCAAGCATTCAAGCCACTTTCCCCTTTTGCTAGTCCTAGTAAAATATCCCTTCCTTTGCCTAGTCTCTGACTTGTCAGTGGGACCCATGAGGGCTAGCGCCTagcatctagagcaggggtggccaacccaagcctgagaaggagccagaatttaccaatgtacattgccaaagagccgcagtaatatgtcagcagcccccgaTCAGCTccctcaccctgctcccagcgcctcccacccaccgccacctccctccccatcagctgtttcgtggcgggccggagggggaggagcaagggaacgagaggctcagggcagtggcatagccaggtggagggaagagggggagcgAAAACGAAAAAAAAGGCGCCACTCACTGCGGCGCTTTTACTGATGGGGCAGCCCtcccggtcttcggcggcaccTCGTCAGCGGGACCTTCACTTGCACcgcaggtcttcagcagcattttggcaatgaagcttcagtgctgccgaagacacccgaagcgagtgaaggtcccgcagccgaagtgccaccaaagacccggagcgtcGCCTTGTCAGTAAAAGCGCCGCAGtaggtggtgcctttttttttttttggcccttggtgagtaaaattaaaaaggcgccactTGTGCTCGGTGGGGGAGCGGCCGCTCCCCCCCAGCTACGCTactggctcaggggagggggtgagaacgggtagagagggggcagggcctgtggcacagccaggggttgagcagtgagcacccccggcacattggaaagttggcgcctgtagctccagccccgcagTCAGtgtctatacaaggagccgcatatgaACTTCTAAAGAGCTgcgtgtggctccggagccacaggctgACCACCCCTGTTCTAAGGTGTCTTCGGAACCTGCCCCCAAGTCACGGTCCACTTGGTGTGCTACTAATGCTTTGGGGATTGCTGTGCCACAGCCCTAACAAGGACCCTATCATCATGGGGTAGCAAGACATCTGCCGTCTTGGCTGACACCAGGGGATTGAACCAGAAACCCCAGCCTCAACCCTCCAAGTCTTTACAGCTTGAGCTGAACAGCCAGGATCCAAGGGGCGGGTTACGGTTGTTCTGACAGGAGGCTCTGTCCGCTTCCCAGTGAGTTGGCTACCATGTCATAAAACCAGCTCACACCACAAACGGGCTTCCCACACTGGCAGCATCAGCAGTGAGGCCAGGAGTAACCAGGGACAGACCGAATTACTGGCTTCTCCCTAGAGGAGGCTGACTTCAGCTCAGGTCCAAGGCACTTTGGCaaggtggctgggggaggggatgtcgTACCTTTTCAGTGGATGGAGCACTTAGGCCTCCAGATACATGGATTCTGCATCTTTGTCCAGCGCTAAGCTGGGTcattctctttcctctctctctctttctcccatcAGCCTATGATTAATTCACAACCTTCCACGTTGGGACCTATGCAATGAGGAGGTTTAGCTAAGCTGGATGTGGAAGACGGATAGAGACAGAGGCGGATGAGTGGGCTAGATGGTGGGTGGATTGAATGGCAGATGGCTGGACAGTATGAAGTGAGTGGGTGGCCCAGCGAGTCACCCTGCTTCACCAGGCCTTCCTTGGCCAGGGAAGTACTCACCCAGCTGGATGGAATTTCCTTCAAAGTTGAGATCCTTCAGCACCACAATGACTTGGCTGCCCTCGGGGGCAGGCTCCGTCCAGCGGTTCACCTGACACCCTTTAATGTCGTACCTGCACGTGGCAATTCGGACAGGTGATTCCTGGAGGGCACGTTAAGTCCCTGCTTAACCCCTTCAGCACCACACCCTCGGCATGACATACGAGAGTGCCCATCGCAGCCGTGGGTCGGAAGGGAGAAGAAAGTGTCTCATTGGGCTGCACCATCTGAGAGTGCAAAGGTGTTATGCCCGTGGACTTTGAAAAGGGTTCAGTGCTCAGTAATTTTCCCATGAAATATTCATACTTATTAGTAGGTTCATATTCCTTGCAGTCTGCAGCCACTAGAGGGTGACATGATCACCCACGTTTTATCAGTGTTGCTTGTGCAAATATCTGGGTTTACAAACTCGCAGCTGCAGCTATTAGAGGGCAATGGAACAACACACATGGGAGCAGGCCTGACATTCCCTCCGCTAGTGGGCAGTGCTGACACGCacgttgcagaggggcagccagccACAAAGGCAGGACATTATTCCTAAAAGGAGATGACTGTACAAATCTCTCTGATCCCCAAGCCATGACCCCTCTAACCACATGGGCTTGTGACTCACCGTTCAAGGATCCTTTCATCGGGGTAGAACACGCTCTGCATGATGATGAAGTATTTctagaggagagagaagagactTGATGGAAACCGGCCCAGAGATGGAGT is part of the Gopherus flavomarginatus isolate rGopFla2 chromosome 17, rGopFla2.mat.asm, whole genome shotgun sequence genome and harbors:
- the PIP5KL1 gene encoding phosphatidylinositol 4-phosphate 5-kinase-like protein 1, which produces MTDAPDSTTGQRSLTLKRRFLWKLRQKWKLLGLFEINGEHEFYDLTCMLKVGLRAAIQEAIDNPPVDALSDADCKAVLKQTHEGFEMRTYGGPAFAHFRHSLGITEKEYQLSLSSQSSYLQFISNSKSKADFFLTNNKRFFLKTQSKREIRFLLSNLPKYIQHLERYPHSLLVRFLGVHSIIMAQEKKKYFIIMQSVFYPDERILERYDIKGCQVNRWTEPAPEGSQVIVVLKDLNFEGNSIQLGQQRSWLLRQVQLDTQFLKELNVLDYSLLVAFQPLHADEKGQNLSFTDIIFRTTMSLSNPESSLLTSVSGIVEEESDILVSEMVGGVDLYRLRELNLGVENVSLQSSAKSDSDPAHILAQNRRLLPRCKSPLHLLDGPEFRYFMGIIDLFTVYSFRKRLEHLWKCIRYRHQTFSTVSPSDYARRLCQWVESHTV